CGGGCAGGCCCGCAGCGGCCTGGCCGAGATGGGCATGGTCTTCCAGGCCGGAACCCCCACCGTGATCATGGGAGACAACCACGTGATCTCCCACATCTCTTCCGGGCCGATCATGGCCATTCCCTTCGAAACCGAGCACGGCGGTTTCATCCTGGAGTTCAGCTTCGAGGGCTGAGGCGGGGCGCCATGCGTTTTGTGGAGTATATCCGGGACCAGGGCTACCGCCGCTTCCGCGGCAACGTGGACCAATCGGTGTACCTGGGCTTTCACTGCCCCGATCCGGCCAGGGCGGTCTGGTACTACAAGGAAGGCAGTTACCAGTGCACCGGCTGCCGGGAGCAGTGCGAGACCGACAGTCCCGAGGGGTTTCAGACCTTTCTGCTCCGGGAGTGACCACGACCATGCGCGTCATCCTCGCCCTTCTCCTCGCGTTCGCCCTGGCGGCTCCGGCGTCGGCCCAGCAGGCCGGTCCCGACGACATGAACCTCTGCCTCTGCTCCTCGGCCCTCTCGCGGCTCTTGTGCAAGAAGAAGAACGAATTGGCCTTCGTGGCCAAGATCGACGCCGGTGTCTATCTCTACACCGTGCATTACGGCGCCAAGGACACCCGCTTCACCTGCAGCGTGACCGGCGAGGCCATCCTCGTGCGCGGGGAGACCGTGCCGGTGCTCCTGCGGACCATCCCTTACACGTATGATCCGGCCAAGATGAGTGGGGTCTTCAGTCTGACCGAGCCCGATTGTCCCATCGGCGGCCAGGCCCGGTGCGTGGGCAAGAAGACGGCCAAGCAGCTCACCGTGGAGAAGGAAAACGCCTTCTGGAACCGGCCGATTCCGACCATCCTTCAGGATGAACTGCGCGCGGGCACCTTCGGCAACGCCACCGGGGCGGAGCCCGCTCCGGCTACACCTTCCGGGTCCACGCCACCAGCCCAATGAAGGCCACGGCCGGAGCCAGGGCCTGCCATTTCCCGGTGATCACGGCGAAGACGCCCGCCGCGCCCAGGATCAAAGCGTAGACCCAAGCCTCCAGGCCTTTGAGCAGCAGTCTCCTCAGCATGGCGGAGGAGGGCTGGACGCGCATGGGACTCAACGGTCCGCGAGTTTCGGCGTTCTTCTGTTCGACGCCCGCGCCGTGGATGCCGGATTGGAGTTTGCGGCCGCATTCCATGCAGACGAGTTCCTCGTCAAGGTTGGCCGCGCCGCAACGGTTGCAGATGATCATCGCCCCTTCTGACCCAGGGGAGCAGACGCGTCAAGGCGTCTTGAGCGTCACCGCCCTTGACTTTCTTCTCGTTTTCCTGACACTGAGTACTCTTTTCTTCGTCCCTGGAGCGGAGTCATGCCGGAATCGACCACATCACCCGAGAATCAAACCGCCGCCTCCCAAGTCTCCGACGACACCCAGGCGCCGGAGCGCGGTCAACGGCTTTCGGCCTACCTGGACAAGCTCGCCCAGCTCAAGGAACGCAGCGCCCTGCGAGAGGTCATGGAGCGGGAACTCCTTCTGGAGTTCATCCGGGCCAACCGGGCCAACATCAACGAATATCCCTTGCTGGAGACGCAGCAAAACAGCGTCATCAACCTCATCTGCCAGCGCGGCGGTGAGCATCCAGCCTACGAATACGTCCGCAAGCTCACCGGCGCCTTCATCGTCCTGCTCACGCACTACGGCAAGAGCAAGGACGGTCCGGATCGGGACCGGGCCGAGCAGTTGCGCGTCCAGTTGGAGAACACCGAGACTCTGCTCATCAAGTGCGTCCAGGGAGTGGTCTACGCCCTGGGCCTGATCACGGACAATTTCGAGGAGATCGTGCTGCGGCATTTCGGGGCCGGCGGACTGGACAAGTACAACGCCCTGATCCAGCAGATGGAGCTGGACCAGAATTTCTGGCGGGCCTTCATCGAGCGTTTCGTGGCCCAGCAGGTCAAGGACGCCTTCGAGGACATCCGTTCCGGCGACCGTTACGCCCTGACGCGCGAGGGACAGCAGCTCTGCATCCGCTACGCCTTCGACGACGTGCTGGCCCGGCTGAACCCGTTGGCTCAGAACGTGGAGAAGACCCGCATCCAGAGCGCCATCGAGCGCCTGGGCACGGACTCAGAGGAGCAGAAGACCTTCAAGGTGGTCCTCTCCTGCCTGAACAAGGGCCTGGCGTTCATCCCGGAGAGTGTGCTCACGCGCGCCGATGTGGATTTCGTGGCCCGCATCGTCTGCATCGACGAGGCCATGCGTGAGCTGCGGGATCGGTACCTGGAGCATCTCTGGGCTTCCCGCGAGGGAGGACGGGCGACGGACGACGTGGCACGGCCCGATCCCAGGGTCTTGCAGTTCCTGGTGGAGCAGGCCGTGGCCTCGGGCGTGGGCGCGGTCATCGCCGTGGGCGTGACCCGGGACAGCTTCGCCCAGGCCCTGAACGCCTTTTTCCCGGCCGCCCCGGAGAGCGTCAGAGCCCTGGTCGGCACCTTCGACTTCGGCTCCTTGGAACGAGTGCTCTTCCATCTGCTGGAGAATCAATTCCTGCATCTGCTGCGGGAGTTGGCCGCGCCCGAGGGAGGCAAGCTCGTGGTCCGTTCCCTGCGCCTGCGCCGGGCGCCCCTGGCCGAGGTGGATGCTTTGTTCGCCTCGGGTCTGACCAAGATCCGCAAGACCAAAATATGGGCCGCGGACCGCGGGCGGCCGGACATGCTGCTCTTCCGTCAGCGTACGGGCCGTGAACTGGCGGCCGCCATGGGGCTGCTTCAGATGGAAGAGCCGCTCAAGCTGGCCGTGCTTTCCCTCTGGGAGGGGGCCTCGGTGAAGATAGAGGCCGTGGTGCTGGTGGATCTGGAACTGGTCGCGCGCACGACCACGAACATGAAGGCCAAGCTGGCCGAGATTCTCGGCCGCTTCGGCATCCGGCCCGGCCGCAAGGAGGAGGGGGAGTCCTCAGGCGAGGGACAGGGGGCCTAGCGCGGCGTCACGAATCATGTATCGGCTGCCTGCGAAACGCGCGGGCGGAGGGCGAAAAAGATACGGCCGGGGCGTCCCTTCAAGACGCACCGGCCGTGGTTTTTTTTCAGCACCGCTGTTGGGGTGGTTCCTCCGTGAACCGGCTCTCAGCCGCCGAGGTAGGCCTTCTTCACCTCGGGATCATCCATGAGCGTGTCGCACGGTCCCTGGGCCACGATCTCGCCGGTGTCGATGACGTAGCCCCGGTGGGCGAACTTGAGCGCCAGCTTGGCGTTCTGCTCCACGAGCAGGATGGTCAGGCCCTGGCTGTTCAGCTCCTTGAGGGTGCGGAACATGTCGTACATGAGCAGCGGGGCCAGGCCCATGCTCGGCTCGTCGAGCATGATGAAGGTGCAGCGGGACATGAGCGCCCGGCCCACGGCCAGCATCTGCTGCTCGCCGCCGGAGAGGGACTCGCTGCGCTGCTTGCGGCGCTCGGCCAGGCGCGGGAAGAGTCCGTAGACCCGTTCGTAGTCGTGCTGGATGTCCGCGTCGGAATCCTTGCGGGCGTAGGTGGCCAGCTTGAGGTTCTCCTCCACGGTGAGGTTGCCGAAGATGCGCCGCCCCTCGGGCACGAGCACGGCGTGCAGCTCCGAGACGACCTTGTCCGGCGCCACGCCCAGGATGCTCTGGCCCTTGTAGCGGATGTCGCCCGAAACCACCTTGGGCCCCTCGGGGGGGTAGACCCGGCTGATGGAGAGCAGCGTGGTGGTCTTGCCCGCGCCGTTGGCCCCGATGAGGGTCACGATCTCCCCTTCGTCCACGTGGAAGGTCAGTCCGTGCAGGGCCTCGATGTTGCCGTAGCGGACCTTGAGGTCCGTCACTTCCAAGAGCGTGCTCAAATCGTGTCGTCTCCCAGGTAGGCTTTGATCACGGTGGGGTTGCTCTGGATCTGCTCGGGCGTGCCCTCGGCGATGGTCGAGCCGAAGTCGATGACCTTGATCCAGGAGCACAGGCTCATGACCACCTTCATCTGGTGCTCGATCATCCAGATGGTGATCCCGAACTCCTTGTGAATCCAACGCACCAGCTTGATGAGCCCGTCCACGTCGGCGGAGTTCAGGCCCGCCGCGGGCTCGTCCAAAAGCAGCAGCTTGGGCTTCACCGACATGGCCCGGGCGATCTCCACCCGGCGCTGCAGGCCGTAGGGCAGGTTCTTG
This is a stretch of genomic DNA from Desulfovibrio aminophilus DSM 12254. It encodes these proteins:
- a CDS encoding zinc ribbon domain-containing protein; this translates as MIICNRCGAANLDEELVCMECGRKLQSGIHGAGVEQKNAETRGPLSPMRVQPSSAMLRRLLLKGLEAWVYALILGAAGVFAVITGKWQALAPAVAFIGLVAWTRKV
- a CDS encoding ABC transporter ATP-binding protein; this translates as MSTLLEVTDLKVRYGNIEALHGLTFHVDEGEIVTLIGANGAGKTTTLLSISRVYPPEGPKVVSGDIRYKGQSILGVAPDKVVSELHAVLVPEGRRIFGNLTVEENLKLATYARKDSDADIQHDYERVYGLFPRLAERRKQRSESLSGGEQQMLAVGRALMSRCTFIMLDEPSMGLAPLLMYDMFRTLKELNSQGLTILLVEQNAKLALKFAHRGYVIDTGEIVAQGPCDTLMDDPEVKKAYLGG